DNA from Hwangdonia lutea:
CGACAAAAAACACAAGAAAAAAACAGTATGGAGCACCAAGCCCAATATACAAGATATGGTGTCTACCTATTACTATTTGCGCAACAACATTGATATAAGCACTTTAAAAATTGGCGATGAGTTTAAGGTTGACATGTTTTTTGACGAAGAAACCTACGGATTCAAATTACAGTATTTGGGCAAAGAAACCATAAGCACCAATTTTGGTAAAATCGAAGCCCTAAAATTTAGGCCTTATGTAATGGCAGGACGCGTTTTTAAAGAAGAAGAAAGTTTAACGCTTTGGGTGTCAAACGACAAAAATAAAGTACCTTTGCGCATTAAAGCAGATTTAGCCGTGGGATCGTTAAGAGCAGACCTTGAGGCTTTTAAGGGCTTAAAACACCCATTCCAAATTGTTGTTGAAAATTAAATAGATTTTGAGTACAGATATTACCAACCAGCTTAAAGAAAAATACGAGGCCATAGACCAAGATTTAGAGGTTCATTTAGAAGGTCTTTTATATAGCAAACCCATTAATTATTGGGATTATATTCAAACAGATGCCTTATTGAATTTACAAATACAGCGCACCACATTGCCCGACGAGATGGTATTTATCATGTACCATCAAATAAACGAGCTGTTGTTTAAAATGATACTGGGCGAAATCGAGCAAGTGGCCAAACACGATGCCGTTGATGCCGAATTGTTCACCTCAAAACTAATGCGCATCAGTCGTTATTTTGATATGCTTACATCGTCTTTTACAATTATGAAAGACGGTATGGACGTGGAGCAGTACAATAAATTTAGAAAAACATTAACCCCGGCAAGCGGATTTCAAAGTGCACAATATCGAAAAATTGAATTTGCATCCACAGAGCTCATCAACCTTATAGACAACAGGTTTAGGGATTCTATTGACAGAAACACCTCTTACGAACATGCTTTCGAGCATTTGTATTGGCAAGCCGCCGGAAAAGATTATAAAACAGGTAAAAAAAGCTATACTTTAACAGCTTTTGAAGAACGT
Protein-coding regions in this window:
- a CDS encoding DUF3108 domain-containing protein, with translation MKKTLLILLTFGTMQMAFSQQESAFGDGEWFKFRMSYSNWLKAGEATLTVKDSKLNNKDVYHVVGKGKTTGMIKWFFKVKDRYESYFDKQTLLPYKFVRNIDEGGHTKDIEIDFDQKNNKAHVNDKKHKKKTVWSTKPNIQDMVSTYYYLRNNIDISTLKIGDEFKVDMFFDEETYGFKLQYLGKETISTNFGKIEALKFRPYVMAGRVFKEEESLTLWVSNDKNKVPLRIKADLAVGSLRADLEAFKGLKHPFQIVVEN
- a CDS encoding tryptophan 2,3-dioxygenase family protein, with product MLSTDITNQLKEKYEAIDQDLEVHLEGLLYSKPINYWDYIQTDALLNLQIQRTTLPDEMVFIMYHQINELLFKMILGEIEQVAKHDAVDAELFTSKLMRISRYFDMLTSSFTIMKDGMDVEQYNKFRKTLTPASGFQSAQYRKIEFASTELINLIDNRFRDSIDRNTSYEHAFEHLYWQAAGKDYKTGKKSYTLTAFEERYKEEFIRFTKFYNTNNLLSKFRKLPEAVQADKSLIKAMRHYDYTVNIKWVMAHYNTANHYLNIGGKTAEATGGSEWVKYMHPKYQRRIFFPELWTEKELREWGTNV